Proteins co-encoded in one Candidatus Nitrosacidococcus tergens genomic window:
- a CDS encoding energy transducer TonB, whose protein sequence is MFMELIALLYRYPLRVGVVISLLIHVAIVLNLKQNSEYPIELKKNPSPMINLTLITPIKKEQSPSSTPKIAPKKQKVQPVPAYKKKTPNTPLTKPLSKKNTLSSPKKILPKSSTPDTHSQKNISHSSDSAIKSSTSQEEIDSKIEIKSKLIRGTVPSSENLVAHLDQHIIDERHTDGLRRRYISSSTKLYAATSYLDSWRKKVERVGRLSYPEEAKRQNLSGQLVLSVDLNPNGTVANITIRKSSGHKVLDKAAVQIVHLAAPFAKVPKSLLEGYDILTITRTWTFASAKYFSSN, encoded by the coding sequence ATGTTTATGGAGCTAATAGCGTTACTTTATAGATACCCTCTTAGAGTAGGCGTAGTTATTTCTCTATTAATACATGTAGCTATTGTTTTGAATCTAAAACAAAATAGCGAATATCCTATTGAGCTTAAAAAAAACCCATCTCCGATGATAAACTTAACTTTGATTACTCCGATCAAAAAAGAGCAATCCCCTTCTTCTACACCGAAAATAGCACCTAAGAAACAAAAGGTACAACCCGTACCCGCTTATAAAAAAAAGACTCCTAATACACCCCTTACAAAGCCTCTGTCTAAAAAAAATACGCTCTCTTCACCTAAAAAAATATTGCCTAAATCCTCTACACCTGATACTCATTCTCAAAAAAACATATCTCATTCCTCAGACTCAGCAATAAAATCTAGTACTTCTCAAGAAGAAATAGATTCCAAAATAGAAATTAAATCGAAACTGATAAGAGGTACTGTCCCCTCTTCTGAAAATTTAGTTGCCCATTTAGATCAACACATTATTGATGAAAGACATACAGATGGACTCCGCAGACGGTATATTAGTTCAAGTACAAAACTATATGCTGCGACTTCTTATTTAGATTCTTGGCGAAAAAAAGTAGAGCGAGTGGGTAGGCTAAGCTATCCAGAAGAAGCGAAACGACAAAATTTATCAGGTCAACTTGTCCTTTCTGTAGATCTTAATCCTAATGGTACAGTAGCTAATATTACCATACGAAAATCCTCTGGACATAAAGTATTAGATAAAGCAGCAGTTCAGATAGTCCATTTAGCCGCTCCCTTTGCTAAAGTACCTAAATCTCTATTGGAAGGCTATGATATACTTACAATTACTCGGACATGGACATTTGCAAGTGCCAAATATTTTAGCTCCAACTGA
- a CDS encoding YqgE/AlgH family protein: MKIEGYLCNHFLIAMPTLMDINFSRTVALICEHNENGAMGIVINRPLNIDLNKLLQQIKVKEQHEEVQGTAPICLGGPMGQNQGFVMHHPIGEWETTLKISDTLGLTTSYDIVDAIAQGKGPSQALIALGYAGWDSHQLEQELAENAWLSVPADNQIIFDISYEQRWEAAAALIGVNFSNLSGEIGHA; encoded by the coding sequence ATGAAAATAGAAGGTTACCTTTGTAACCATTTCCTAATTGCTATGCCTACTCTAATGGATATTAATTTTTCTCGAACGGTTGCACTAATTTGTGAGCATAACGAAAATGGTGCGATGGGCATTGTAATTAATCGCCCCCTAAATATCGATCTAAATAAATTACTACAACAAATAAAAGTAAAAGAACAACACGAGGAAGTACAGGGTACAGCACCTATATGCTTAGGTGGACCTATGGGGCAAAACCAAGGGTTTGTTATGCATCATCCCATAGGTGAATGGGAAACTACACTAAAAATCAGTGATACTCTAGGATTGACTACTTCTTATGATATTGTTGATGCAATTGCCCAAGGAAAGGGACCATCTCAGGCACTGATTGCACTAGGATATGCAGGTTGGGATTCTCATCAATTGGAACAAGAATTAGCAGAAAATGCTTGGCTTAGTGTACCGGCTGATAATCAAATTATTTTTGATATCTCCTATGAGCAGCGGTGGGAAGCTGCTGCTGCACTGATAGGTGTTAATTTTTCTAATCTCTCTGGAGAAATTGGACACGCATGA
- a CDS encoding autotransporter assembly complex protein TamA, protein MHFRYTALVILLLLFFIAKSAWSATTINVNVEGIDGEALKNVMAYLTIAHQKENADLSKRQVHYLHHKAPNEIKSALEVYGYYKTKIDADLKEHNNVWEARYLINPGPRIKVGAIDLEILGDGAKDILFQSLKKDFPIKENSLLSQADYEKGKDELQKLAHEHGYFDAKFTQQRLQINLKTYLATPVLHFDTGSRYLFGQVQFVNDRTIQQCVDGVEAQEIPRKKGIIEPGLLVRYIRFKEGDPYKNASLADLQSALIDSNYYSEVEVEPCPERAVNLEVPIFVYLTANTHHHYSAGAGFGTNTGPRFNVGWENRYVNEHGHKFSFGIRASTINQVFNLGYAIPVGDPRTDQVRVDSSYGRRMTVTSDNEIGQIGIRHIVALSNGWQRTAFLDFRRERYHISGVAGGLAGFLNIGKRYDGGDSGLSYLLTPGVSWFHTEADNLVYPRKGYRFNVEVNGASRYAGSTSSFVQATVEGKFIRSVGERSRFLFRGNAGVTWTPNFSKLPPSIRYFTGGDNTIRGYNFEALGPKNENGQVIGGKNLLVGSIEYDYRFLDKWLIAGFYDAGNSFTGVNLDIQQGAGVGVRWLSPIGPVHLDLAYAVTRPGDHIRLHFYLGPDL, encoded by the coding sequence ATGCACTTTAGATACACTGCCTTAGTAATATTATTACTTCTTTTTTTTATTGCTAAGTCTGCTTGGTCTGCTACTACTATTAATGTAAATGTAGAGGGGATAGACGGAGAAGCATTAAAAAATGTAATGGCATATCTTACTATCGCCCATCAAAAAGAAAATGCCGATCTATCAAAAAGGCAAGTTCATTACCTTCATCACAAAGCACCTAATGAAATCAAATCTGCACTTGAAGTCTACGGTTACTATAAAACTAAAATCGATGCTGATTTAAAGGAGCATAATAATGTATGGGAGGCTCGCTATCTTATAAACCCAGGCCCTAGAATAAAAGTAGGAGCAATAGATTTAGAAATTTTAGGTGATGGAGCTAAGGACATTTTATTTCAGAGTTTAAAAAAAGACTTCCCTATTAAGGAAAACAGCCTACTCAGCCAAGCAGATTATGAAAAAGGAAAAGATGAGCTACAAAAATTAGCCCATGAGCATGGTTATTTTGATGCAAAATTTACCCAACAAAGATTGCAAATTAATTTAAAAACCTATCTTGCAACCCCCGTTTTGCACTTTGATACAGGATCTCGTTATCTCTTCGGGCAAGTACAATTTGTTAATGACCGCACAATACAGCAATGTGTTGATGGAGTTGAAGCACAAGAAATTCCCAGAAAGAAAGGAATAATAGAGCCAGGATTATTAGTACGCTATATTCGTTTTAAAGAAGGGGATCCTTACAAAAATGCAAGTTTAGCTGATCTCCAAAGTGCACTGATTGATAGTAATTACTACTCTGAGGTGGAAGTAGAGCCCTGTCCAGAGAGAGCAGTAAATTTAGAAGTTCCTATTTTTGTTTATTTAACTGCAAATACCCATCATCATTACTCAGCAGGAGCAGGCTTTGGTACAAATACCGGCCCTCGATTCAATGTAGGCTGGGAAAATCGCTATGTTAATGAGCATGGTCATAAATTTAGCTTTGGGATACGAGCCTCAACAATTAACCAAGTATTTAATCTAGGTTATGCCATTCCAGTTGGTGATCCTCGTACGGATCAAGTTAGAGTTGATTCTAGCTACGGAAGGCGGATGACGGTAACTAGCGATAATGAAATTGGGCAAATTGGTATTCGACATATTGTTGCATTATCAAATGGCTGGCAGCGTACCGCATTTTTAGATTTTCGCAGGGAACGGTATCATATCTCAGGGGTTGCTGGTGGATTGGCTGGATTTTTAAATATAGGAAAAAGATATGACGGTGGAGATTCTGGTCTTTCCTATTTACTTACCCCTGGTGTGAGCTGGTTCCATACAGAAGCGGATAATCTTGTTTATCCCCGTAAGGGTTATCGGTTTAACGTGGAAGTAAATGGAGCTTCTCGTTATGCAGGTTCTACCAGCAGTTTTGTCCAAGCAACTGTAGAAGGTAAATTTATTCGTAGTGTTGGAGAACGAAGTCGTTTTTTATTTCGGGGCAATGCAGGGGTAACATGGACACCTAATTTCTCTAAACTTCCTCCCTCAATAAGATATTTTACTGGTGGAGATAATACAATACGAGGCTATAATTTTGAGGCTCTAGGTCCTAAAAATGAAAATGGTCAAGTCATTGGTGGAAAAAACCTACTTGTAGGTAGTATTGAGTACGATTATCGATTTTTAGATAAATGGCTGATTGCAGGTTTTTATGATGCGGGAAATTCATTTACAGGAGTTAATTTAGATATACAGCAAGGTGCTGGCGTTGGGGTACGCTGGCTTTCTCCTATTGGTCCTGTTCATTTAGATTTGGCTTATGCAGTTACAAGGCCCGGAGATCATATTCGCCTTCATTTCTATCTAGGCCCTGATTTGTGA